A genomic stretch from Candidatus Eisenbacteria bacterium includes:
- a CDS encoding response regulator: MTPEPLTSNAQSDSETRLAGIIGSAMDAIITIDDDQRVVVFNAAAERTFGIPVAEALGQSLERFIPERFRTAHRGHVQEFDRTNVTKRAMGRLSSLFGLRSNGEEFPIEASISQVEIRGKKLLTVILRDITEKRRAEMQLLRAQRLESVGTLAGGLAHDLNNILAPIMMSVRLLERKLAGDPEGLEYVVMLGQLADRGASIVRQVLSFARGVEGDRVPTQLGHIIREVADVLRETLPRSIAVRSELANDLWIARADSTHIHQVLMNLAVNGRDSMPSGGTLTFVAQNVTLDAHFAQMHPDATPGKYVSIAVTDTGSGIAPEHLDRIFDPFFTTKSHGEGTGLGLSTTLGIIRTHEGFINVYSEIGQGTRFTIYLPAYPLEPGADVPADKSELMARLPAGHGELIMVVDDEASIREMTGRTLTEFGYKVLSASDGTEAVSLLAQHQGQIAAVVLDMMMPFMDGIATARALRHMAPNLRLIGSSGLAEKRRLAEAEDAGLVGFLPKPYTADDLLQALAEALKER, encoded by the coding sequence GTGACTCCCGAACCTCTGACCTCGAACGCCCAGAGCGATAGCGAAACCCGTCTCGCCGGCATCATCGGCTCGGCGATGGACGCGATCATCACGATCGACGACGACCAGCGTGTCGTAGTCTTCAACGCCGCGGCCGAGCGGACCTTCGGCATTCCGGTCGCCGAAGCGCTCGGACAGTCGCTCGAGCGCTTCATTCCCGAACGGTTCCGCACCGCTCATCGAGGTCACGTCCAGGAGTTCGATCGCACCAACGTCACCAAGCGGGCGATGGGGCGTCTCAGCTCGCTGTTCGGCCTGCGCTCGAACGGCGAGGAGTTTCCGATCGAAGCCTCGATCTCGCAGGTCGAGATCCGCGGCAAGAAGCTGCTGACCGTGATCCTGCGCGACATCACCGAGAAGCGGCGCGCCGAGATGCAGCTCCTGCGCGCACAGCGGCTCGAGAGCGTCGGCACCCTGGCTGGAGGACTGGCGCACGATCTCAACAATATTCTCGCCCCCATCATGATGTCCGTGCGTCTGCTCGAGCGGAAACTCGCCGGAGACCCCGAGGGGCTCGAGTACGTGGTCATGCTGGGTCAGCTCGCCGATCGGGGCGCGAGCATCGTTCGACAGGTGCTGTCATTCGCGCGCGGTGTCGAGGGCGATCGAGTGCCGACGCAGCTCGGACACATCATCCGCGAGGTCGCCGATGTCCTGCGCGAGACGCTCCCCCGCAGCATCGCGGTGCGTAGCGAGCTGGCGAACGACTTGTGGATCGCGCGCGCGGACTCCACGCATATTCACCAGGTGCTCATGAACCTGGCGGTCAACGGACGCGACTCCATGCCGTCGGGCGGCACGCTCACGTTCGTGGCCCAGAACGTCACACTGGATGCCCACTTCGCGCAGATGCACCCGGATGCCACGCCGGGCAAGTATGTGTCGATTGCGGTGACCGACACCGGATCCGGCATCGCGCCGGAACACCTGGATCGGATCTTCGACCCGTTCTTCACCACCAAGTCCCATGGCGAGGGCACCGGCCTCGGTCTCTCGACGACGCTTGGCATCATTCGGACGCACGAAGGGTTCATCAACGTCTACAGCGAGATCGGCCAGGGCACGCGCTTCACCATCTACCTTCCCGCCTACCCGCTGGAACCTGGTGCCGACGTGCCCGCGGACAAGTCCGAACTCATGGCGCGACTCCCCGCCGGACACGGTGAGCTGATCATGGTGGTCGACGACGAGGCGAGCATCCGGGAGATGACCGGACGAACGCTGACGGAGTTCGGCTACAAGGTCCTGTCCGCGAGCGACGGCACCGAAGCGGTCTCGCTGCTCGCCCAGCATCAGGGACAGATCGCCGCGGTGGTGCTCGACATGATGATGCCCTTCATGGACGGCATCGCGACGGCCCGGGCCCTGAGACACATGGCTCCCAATCTGCGATTGATCGGCAGCAGCGGCCTCGCCGAGAAACGCCGACTCGCCGAGGCCGAAGATGCCGGGCTGGTGGGATTCCTTCCCAAGCCCTACACCGCCGACGACTTGCTGCAGGCATTGGCGGAGGCACTGAAGGAGCGGTGA
- a CDS encoding AbrB/MazE/SpoVT family DNA-binding domain-containing protein, giving the protein MVKLTVRKVGNSLGVTLPAQAAQALHVKEGDQLYLTEAPGGFRLTPYDPEFGKTMEVAERFMSRYKNALRDLAR; this is encoded by the coding sequence ATGGTCAAGCTCACGGTTCGCAAGGTCGGAAACTCGCTCGGCGTCACCCTGCCGGCTCAGGCGGCGCAGGCACTCCACGTCAAGGAGGGCGACCAGCTTTATCTCACCGAGGCTCCCGGAGGCTTTCGGCTGACTCCCTATGACCCGGAATTCGGGAAGACCATGGAGGTGGCCGAGCGCTTCATGAGTCGTTACAAGAACGCGCTCCGTGATCTCGCTCGGTGA
- a CDS encoding sigma-70 family RNA polymerase sigma factor gives MKLLIDAGRKSEPEARERAVEVRKRCGRKLRLRIRHAEEGRERVVLTSVLERGHLTVRSCGADHHSNHGEQRSKHPHAGLPVSEDGSRRDPPRSAAPAPAPACASHGANRGWIGPSSVRQGAEQPGRAVLCSATLGGTVDADEFAAALKHAAQGDALAADRLFPLVYEALRQQAARYLRAERVAHTLQPTALAHEAYLRLAGQPDSAWQDRAHFLAVAARAMRRILVDHARRKRAGKRGSGETPVELDTGVELAARAGPVEFDDLDRALVDLARLSERQARVVELRYFGGLSIEETGEVLGVSPMTVKRDWATARAWLYRELSS, from the coding sequence ATGAAGCTGCTAATCGACGCAGGTCGCAAGTCGGAACCTGAAGCGCGCGAGCGCGCTGTTGAAGTACGCAAAAGGTGCGGTCGGAAACTCCGACTGCGAATCCGTCACGCCGAGGAAGGTCGCGAACGCGTGGTTCTCACGTCCGTCCTCGAGCGGGGTCATCTGACCGTGCGCTCGTGCGGAGCAGATCATCACTCCAACCACGGCGAGCAGCGCTCGAAGCATCCTCATGCGGGCCTCCCGGTAAGTGAGGACGGGAGCCGAAGGGACCCTCCCCGATCGGCAGCTCCAGCCCCCGCACCTGCTTGTGCCAGTCATGGCGCAAATCGCGGGTGGATCGGACCATCGAGCGTCCGCCAAGGTGCAGAACAACCGGGCCGCGCGGTACTTTGCTCTGCCACCCTCGGAGGAACCGTGGACGCCGACGAATTCGCCGCTGCCCTGAAACACGCCGCCCAAGGTGACGCGCTCGCCGCAGACCGCCTCTTTCCACTGGTCTATGAGGCGCTGCGCCAGCAGGCAGCGCGCTATCTGCGCGCGGAACGGGTCGCGCACACGCTGCAGCCGACCGCGCTGGCGCACGAGGCCTACCTGCGCCTGGCCGGACAGCCCGATTCGGCGTGGCAGGACCGCGCGCACTTCCTGGCGGTCGCCGCGCGGGCGATGCGCCGCATCCTGGTGGATCACGCACGCCGAAAGCGCGCCGGCAAGCGCGGAAGTGGTGAGACTCCGGTGGAACTGGACACGGGCGTGGAGCTGGCGGCGAGAGCTGGGCCGGTCGAGTTCGACGATCTCGACCGGGCGCTGGTCGACCTCGCGCGGCTGAGCGAACGACAGGCGCGAGTGGTCGAGCTGCGTTACTTCGGTGGCTTGAGCATCGAGGAGACCGGCGAGGTGCTTGGAGTCTCGCCGATGACCGTGAAGCGCGACTGGGCCACCGCGCGGGCGTGGCTCTACCGGGAGCTCTCCAGCTAG
- a CDS encoding YceI family protein — MQRSNRLAMLAVITVAAALSFSTAWAGRIELQAGSKLWLDGKSTVHEYKSTAASLKVSFEQDQTKWPTDATGAEAIERFLRAKGITSMDVVVAVTGLHSGKAGLDKNMYKALLAEKHPEIRFRMVSYEIAEGARPGELAIDATGTLRVAGVERELKMPVTFVRESDTVHLRGSASLLMSTFGIKPPTMMMGTLRTADLVVVSFDLQLESKDAVIGAAGVK, encoded by the coding sequence ATGCAGCGTTCCAATCGACTCGCGATGCTCGCCGTGATCACGGTTGCCGCCGCCTTGTCCTTTTCAACGGCGTGGGCCGGCCGCATCGAGCTCCAGGCCGGCAGCAAGCTGTGGCTCGATGGCAAGTCGACCGTCCACGAATACAAGAGCACCGCCGCATCGCTGAAGGTCTCGTTCGAGCAGGACCAGACCAAGTGGCCGACCGACGCGACCGGTGCCGAGGCGATCGAGCGCTTCCTGCGCGCCAAGGGCATCACTTCGATGGATGTCGTCGTGGCCGTCACCGGACTGCACTCGGGCAAGGCCGGTCTCGACAAGAACATGTACAAGGCGCTGCTTGCCGAGAAGCACCCCGAGATTCGCTTTCGCATGGTGAGCTACGAGATTGCCGAGGGTGCCAGGCCCGGCGAGCTGGCGATCGACGCCACGGGCACGCTCCGCGTTGCCGGCGTCGAACGCGAGCTCAAAATGCCGGTCACGTTCGTTCGCGAGTCCGACACCGTGCACCTGCGTGGCAGCGCTTCACTGCTCATGTCGACGTTCGGCATCAAGCCGCCGACCATGATGATGGGCACGCTTCGTACCGCGGACCTCGTCGTCGTCTCCTTCGATCTCCAGCTCGAATCGAAGGACGCGGTGATCGGCGCGGCCGGCGTCAAGTGA
- a CDS encoding protein kinase: MRFEPGLMLERYRVIDKLGAGGMGEVWRAEDTRLGRSVALKQLPVALASDPLWLERFRREARTLASLNHPNIVTIHAVEESGDGPFLAMELVQGRTLSHEMSAGALAPARALELAITIAHALAAAHGRGIVHRDVKPDNIMLGDDGRLRVLDFGLATSGVVPSPLAKGSLAPTLALADDLTQPGSIVGTVVYMSPEQAQGRPADARSDVFSLGIVMYELASGHRPFAGSDQVSILASILRDTPPACDRLNPVVPARLSAIIHRCLEKDPEHRYDTAAELHLELVRLRDWARGEASAELARIVDRIQGLEEGPEAWQAFQLGREIAKLAPDDPQLERLQTYFARAIGVASEPPGARVSVQYYGAPESEWTAMGVTPLDRVPWPKGFTRIRLEREGHRVVQDLIWNMEFIGTDFLYPMSPPGQWPDDMEWVPAGRFELFMPGLDHLEAEPMAGFLMDRDPVTNRDYKRFIEAGGYRNSELWRETVTVEGRALTGLEASARFVDATGQPGPAGWEGGTFAHGDEDLPVTGVSWYEAAAYAAWANKTLPTIFHWNRVAFTCASAQIIAQANFGGRGLVRVGTTHSMNRFGVRDLAGNVREWASNATEREGNRFLLGGGWNDPEYSFNDAWAQAALDRSPTNGFRCIRHVEPETNMSKLTRAIDLPFRDFLAETPVPDSVFEFFLRQFRYDPSPLASKLESDEPTILGRMQTVSLAAAYGGERLTLYVFLPEPGHAPHQAVVMFPGSNAIHTRVFNPQDIRRADFLVRGGRAVILPVYKGTYHRGGDLHSDYPSESTQYRDYMIMWARDLGRAIDYLETRDDIDASRLAYYGLSWGGYMGATMPAIERRIRANVLYVAGLTFQRALPEVDPINFITRVTQPTLMLNGELDFFFPAETSQKPMFELLGTPPGHKRRISYPGGHSVPRVEMIKQTLAWLDRYLGPVAP, from the coding sequence ATGCGATTCGAGCCGGGCTTGATGCTGGAGCGTTACCGCGTCATCGACAAGCTCGGCGCAGGTGGAATGGGCGAGGTATGGCGCGCCGAGGACACACGGCTCGGTCGCTCGGTGGCGCTCAAACAGCTGCCCGTTGCACTCGCCAGTGATCCGCTTTGGCTTGAGCGTTTCCGCCGCGAGGCGCGCACTCTGGCCTCTCTCAACCACCCGAACATCGTGACGATTCATGCCGTGGAGGAGTCGGGCGACGGCCCGTTCCTCGCCATGGAGCTGGTTCAGGGACGGACGCTTTCCCACGAGATGTCGGCGGGTGCGCTCGCGCCTGCTCGCGCGCTGGAACTCGCGATCACGATCGCGCACGCGCTCGCGGCCGCGCACGGACGCGGCATCGTCCATCGCGACGTCAAGCCCGACAACATCATGCTCGGAGACGACGGGCGACTGCGGGTGCTGGACTTTGGTCTCGCGACGTCGGGTGTCGTTCCCTCACCGCTTGCAAAGGGCTCGCTCGCGCCGACGCTGGCCCTGGCCGACGACTTGACGCAGCCCGGCTCGATCGTCGGCACGGTGGTGTACATGTCGCCCGAGCAGGCGCAAGGCCGGCCGGCCGACGCTCGCTCGGATGTGTTCTCGCTCGGCATCGTGATGTACGAACTGGCCTCGGGCCATCGGCCGTTCGCGGGCTCCGATCAGGTCTCGATCCTGGCCTCGATTCTGCGCGACACCCCGCCGGCCTGTGATCGGCTGAACCCCGTGGTTCCCGCGCGGCTATCCGCGATCATCCACCGCTGTCTCGAGAAGGATCCGGAGCACCGCTACGACACCGCGGCCGAGCTGCACCTCGAACTGGTTCGCCTGCGCGACTGGGCGCGTGGCGAGGCCTCTGCCGAGCTGGCGCGCATCGTCGACCGCATCCAGGGACTCGAGGAAGGGCCCGAGGCATGGCAGGCATTCCAGCTCGGCCGCGAAATCGCGAAGCTCGCGCCTGACGATCCACAGCTCGAACGACTGCAGACCTACTTCGCGCGCGCGATCGGAGTCGCGTCCGAGCCGCCCGGGGCGAGGGTGTCGGTCCAATACTACGGGGCACCGGAGTCCGAATGGACCGCGATGGGCGTGACGCCGCTCGACCGTGTGCCGTGGCCCAAAGGCTTCACGCGTATCCGACTCGAGCGCGAAGGCCATCGGGTCGTCCAGGACTTGATCTGGAACATGGAGTTCATCGGCACGGACTTCCTCTATCCGATGTCCCCGCCCGGGCAGTGGCCCGACGACATGGAGTGGGTTCCGGCTGGCCGGTTCGAGTTGTTCATGCCGGGCCTCGATCACCTCGAAGCCGAGCCGATGGCGGGCTTCCTGATGGATCGCGATCCGGTCACGAACCGCGACTACAAACGCTTCATCGAGGCCGGCGGCTATCGGAACTCGGAGCTGTGGCGCGAAACAGTGACCGTCGAAGGCCGCGCGCTGACGGGGCTCGAAGCGTCGGCTCGCTTCGTCGACGCAACGGGACAACCGGGACCCGCCGGGTGGGAGGGCGGCACCTTCGCGCATGGAGACGAGGATCTGCCGGTGACCGGCGTGAGCTGGTACGAAGCGGCCGCGTATGCCGCGTGGGCGAACAAGACGCTTCCAACGATCTTTCACTGGAATCGCGTGGCGTTCACCTGCGCGAGCGCACAGATCATCGCGCAGGCGAATTTCGGCGGGCGCGGTCTCGTCCGAGTCGGCACGACGCACAGCATGAATCGATTCGGCGTCCGCGATCTGGCCGGCAACGTTCGCGAATGGGCGTCCAATGCCACCGAACGCGAGGGCAATCGTTTCCTTCTCGGCGGCGGTTGGAACGACCCCGAGTACTCGTTCAACGATGCGTGGGCCCAGGCCGCGCTCGACCGCTCGCCGACCAACGGATTTCGCTGCATCCGACACGTCGAGCCCGAAACGAACATGTCCAAACTGACGCGCGCGATCGACCTGCCGTTTCGCGACTTCCTGGCGGAAACCCCGGTACCCGACTCGGTGTTCGAATTCTTCCTTCGCCAGTTCCGCTACGACCCTTCGCCGCTGGCCTCGAAGCTCGAATCGGACGAGCCCACGATTCTGGGGCGGATGCAGACCGTGAGCCTCGCCGCCGCGTACGGCGGCGAACGACTCACGCTCTACGTGTTCCTTCCCGAGCCGGGCCATGCGCCGCATCAGGCGGTGGTCATGTTCCCGGGCTCGAACGCGATTCACACCCGCGTCTTCAATCCGCAGGACATTCGCCGTGCCGACTTTCTCGTCCGCGGCGGCCGCGCCGTGATCCTTCCCGTCTACAAAGGGACTTATCATCGAGGCGGCGACCTGCACTCGGACTACCCGTCCGAGAGCACGCAGTACCGCGACTACATGATCATGTGGGCACGCGACCTCGGTCGCGCGATCGACTACCTCGAAACCCGCGACGACATCGATGCCTCTCGGCTCGCCTACTACGGACTCAGCTGGGGCGGCTACATGGGCGCGACCATGCCGGCGATCGAGCGGCGCATTCGCGCGAACGTGCTCTACGTCGCGGGGCTGACCTTCCAGCGTGCGCTGCCCGAAGTCGACCCCATCAACTTCATCACCCGCGTCACCCAGCCGACGCTGATGCTCAACGGTGAATTGGACTTTTTCTTTCCGGCCGAGACCTCACAGAAGCCGATGTTCGAGCTGCTCGGAACACCTCCCGGGCACAAGCGGCGAATCTCCTATCCCGGCGGGCACTCGGTGCCGCGCGTCGAGATGATCAAGCAGACCCTCGCGTGGCTCGATCGCTACCTGGGACCGGTGGCGCCCTAG
- a CDS encoding type II toxin-antitoxin system death-on-curing family toxin: MKREPKWISKQAVLAFHEQLLSVHGGASGVLDEGLLDAALASPKNHFAYERADTLRLAAAYAYSLTQNHPFADGNKRVALTVAGVFMELNGFRLEATEQDAAQATRALSMRELSEVEFADWLRTCSSKLSVARRGPLVKVLPKRRKQRKSQ; encoded by the coding sequence GTGAAGCGGGAACCCAAATGGATTTCGAAGCAGGCCGTCCTTGCCTTTCACGAGCAGCTCCTGTCAGTGCACGGTGGCGCTTCCGGAGTTCTCGACGAAGGCTTACTGGATGCGGCCTTGGCCAGTCCGAAGAACCACTTCGCGTATGAACGTGCGGACACTCTTCGGCTGGCGGCCGCATACGCGTACTCTCTTACCCAGAATCACCCGTTTGCGGACGGCAACAAGCGCGTCGCGCTCACGGTAGCAGGTGTGTTCATGGAGCTGAACGGATTCCGACTCGAGGCAACGGAGCAGGACGCGGCGCAGGCGACGCGTGCATTGTCCATGCGCGAGCTGAGTGAGGTCGAGTTCGCCGACTGGCTCCGTACGTGCTCCTCAAAGCTTAGCGTCGCGCGTCGGGGACCGCTTGTGAAAGTGCTGCCCAAGCGCCGAAAGCAGCGCAAGTCGCAATAG
- a CDS encoding FAD-dependent oxidoreductase: MRKRVVVLGAGFGGLELTTILSEAFGDTVDIVLVDKSDSFVFGFSKLDVMFGRQLPADAHHPYRDFVKPGVRFLQTEVRSIDPVAKRVVTSAGEFEADILIVALGADLDPAATPGLVEGGNEFYTVEGAERLREVLPHFERGPAIVGVTSKTFKCPPAPSETALLLHDYLVARGRRADTEIALVMPFGRPIPPSPETSDAILAAFAERGIRFIGERLVTSLDPARKVAVLDDGSEMPYALFLGVPFHRVPKVVAESGLVEDTWITVNKQTLETRFPGVYAIGDVNGVGTPKAGVFAEGSAKTVAAAIIAQLGGGESPGAYVGAGSCYVEFGGNRVGRVDVTFLSGPKPTGTYYQPSEALVTEKLHFGSSRIRRWFGRDWSSKA, from the coding sequence ATGCGCAAACGCGTCGTGGTGCTGGGAGCGGGCTTCGGCGGTCTCGAGCTGACGACGATTCTATCGGAGGCATTCGGCGACACCGTCGACATCGTTCTGGTCGACAAGTCCGATTCGTTCGTTTTCGGCTTCTCGAAGCTCGACGTAATGTTCGGACGCCAGCTTCCCGCCGACGCGCACCACCCCTACCGAGACTTCGTGAAGCCGGGGGTGCGGTTCCTTCAGACCGAGGTGCGTTCGATCGACCCGGTTGCGAAGCGTGTCGTGACTTCCGCGGGAGAGTTCGAAGCCGACATCCTGATCGTGGCGCTCGGCGCCGATCTGGATCCGGCAGCGACTCCTGGACTTGTCGAGGGCGGTAACGAGTTCTACACCGTCGAGGGCGCCGAGCGACTGCGCGAGGTGCTGCCGCATTTCGAGCGCGGCCCGGCGATCGTCGGCGTGACTTCGAAGACTTTCAAGTGTCCGCCCGCCCCGAGCGAGACTGCGCTGTTGCTGCACGATTACCTCGTCGCGCGCGGCCGTCGCGCCGACACCGAGATCGCGCTGGTCATGCCGTTCGGCCGACCGATACCGCCCTCGCCCGAAACCTCGGACGCGATCCTCGCCGCGTTCGCCGAGCGTGGGATCCGGTTCATTGGCGAGCGCCTCGTCACGTCGCTCGACCCCGCCCGCAAGGTCGCGGTGCTCGACGACGGGAGCGAGATGCCGTACGCGCTGTTCCTGGGAGTTCCGTTTCACCGTGTGCCCAAAGTGGTTGCGGAATCCGGTCTCGTCGAGGACACCTGGATCACGGTGAACAAGCAGACGCTTGAAACGCGCTTCCCGGGTGTGTATGCGATCGGGGATGTGAATGGCGTCGGGACTCCGAAGGCGGGCGTGTTCGCTGAGGGTTCGGCCAAGACCGTCGCGGCCGCGATCATCGCGCAGCTCGGCGGCGGCGAGTCCCCGGGAGCCTACGTCGGCGCGGGATCGTGCTACGTCGAGTTCGGCGGCAACCGGGTGGGACGCGTCGACGTGACCTTCCTCAGTGGCCCCAAGCCGACCGGCACCTACTACCAACCCTCCGAAGCGCTGGTCACCGAGAAACTTCACTTCGGTTCGAGTCGCATTCGGCGCTGGTTCGGGCGGGATTGGAGTTCGAAGGCGTGA
- a CDS encoding sigma-54-dependent Fis family transcriptional regulator has product MSETSLLLVDDEEAFRKLVGHELAHAGYRVATAANLREARETLRQRTFDLILLDVRLPDGSGLDLLAEVKENAPATEIVMLTGHATVEEAIRAMKNGALDFLTKPFKIEQLEAVLDKAVQKQALQRSHTALEREVSRIHPSDGFIGRSAGVRELLDLVSRVAETDSTVLVRGESGVGKELIARAVHRRSQRSRQPFVVVDCASLHENLLQSELFGHEKGAYTGAVRLKHGLFEVADRGTLFLDEIGELTPQLQVKLLRVLETGVFRRVGGTADIRVDVRLIAATNRALEAMMKAGEFREDLYYRLNVFSLQIPPLRERGDDVPPLVEHFIRNSSVTPKRHVRVSDEAMEVLRRYPWPGNVRELENVIERALILCDAGVIESAHLPLGVRLEPSFRSTEEDRRLVTLEEVERRHVLRVVEECKGHRQKAASILGISERNLYRKLKEFEGVKTKDDSSQP; this is encoded by the coding sequence ATGTCCGAGACGTCCCTGCTGCTGGTCGACGACGAAGAAGCCTTTCGAAAGCTGGTCGGCCACGAACTCGCCCACGCCGGCTATCGCGTCGCGACCGCGGCCAACCTGCGCGAGGCACGCGAGACCCTTCGCCAGCGTACTTTCGACCTGATCCTCCTCGACGTGCGGTTGCCGGATGGCAGCGGCCTCGACCTGCTGGCCGAGGTCAAAGAGAACGCCCCGGCGACCGAGATCGTGATGCTCACCGGCCACGCCACGGTCGAAGAGGCGATCCGCGCGATGAAGAACGGTGCCCTCGACTTCCTGACCAAGCCGTTCAAGATCGAGCAGCTCGAAGCGGTGCTCGACAAGGCCGTGCAGAAGCAGGCGCTGCAGCGCAGCCACACGGCGCTCGAGCGAGAAGTCTCGCGCATCCACCCGAGCGACGGCTTCATCGGCCGGAGCGCCGGCGTGCGCGAGCTGCTCGACCTCGTTTCGCGAGTCGCTGAGACCGACTCGACGGTGCTGGTCCGCGGCGAGAGCGGCGTGGGGAAGGAGCTCATCGCGCGGGCCGTTCACCGTCGCAGCCAGCGGTCGCGCCAGCCGTTCGTGGTCGTGGACTGCGCTTCTCTGCATGAGAATCTGCTCCAGAGCGAACTCTTCGGTCATGAGAAGGGCGCCTACACCGGCGCGGTGCGCCTCAAGCACGGCCTGTTCGAGGTGGCGGATCGGGGCACGCTGTTCCTCGATGAGATCGGGGAACTCACACCGCAGCTTCAAGTGAAGCTCCTGCGCGTGCTCGAGACCGGCGTGTTCCGGCGGGTCGGAGGCACCGCGGACATTCGCGTCGACGTCCGGCTCATCGCCGCCACCAATCGCGCTCTCGAGGCCATGATGAAGGCGGGCGAGTTCCGCGAGGATCTCTACTATCGGCTCAATGTGTTCTCGCTGCAGATCCCGCCGCTTCGCGAGCGCGGCGATGACGTGCCGCCTCTGGTGGAGCACTTCATTCGCAACTCGAGCGTCACTCCCAAGCGCCATGTGCGGGTTTCGGACGAGGCCATGGAAGTGCTGCGCCGCTACCCTTGGCCCGGCAACGTGCGCGAACTCGAAAACGTGATCGAGCGTGCCTTGATCCTGTGCGACGCCGGCGTGATCGAGTCCGCGCACCTGCCGCTCGGAGTTCGCCTCGAGCCCTCGTTCCGCTCGACCGAGGAGGATCGCCGACTCGTCACGCTCGAGGAGGTCGAGCGGCGTCACGTTCTGCGGGTGGTCGAGGAGTGCAAGGGTCACCGCCAAAAGGCAGCGAGCATCCTGGGCATCAGCGAGCGCAATCTCTACCGGAAACTGAAGGAGTTCGAAGGCGTCAAGACGAAGGACGACTCGAGCCAGCCCTGA
- the ribA gene encoding GTP cyclohydrolase II, producing the protein MDQPPCSGIPRVDSLDALVERDRDHDCAGFGPHHICVRVEAVAALPSRFGRFQIVAFWNNRDGKEHVALVHGDVMGSHDLPVRLHSECLTGDVAGSLRCDCRDQLEASLRAIASMERGIVLYMRQEGRGIGLINKVKAYALQDRGLDTVDANLALGFRDDERDYAVAAHMLASLNVASIRLITNNPRKIRELESLGVKVSSRLPLVMVPNEFNRDYLQTKAARSGHQIAFDGKPHLPEQDDPIVLDDAR; encoded by the coding sequence ATGGACCAGCCACCCTGCTCCGGAATCCCACGCGTCGACTCACTCGATGCGCTGGTCGAACGCGATCGCGACCACGACTGCGCCGGCTTCGGCCCTCACCACATCTGCGTGCGCGTCGAGGCGGTAGCGGCGCTGCCGAGCCGCTTCGGGCGGTTTCAGATCGTGGCGTTCTGGAACAACCGCGACGGCAAGGAACACGTCGCACTCGTGCACGGCGACGTGATGGGTTCGCACGACCTCCCGGTGCGACTGCACTCCGAATGCCTCACCGGTGATGTCGCGGGTTCGCTCCGCTGCGACTGCCGGGACCAGCTCGAGGCGTCGCTGCGAGCGATTGCATCGATGGAGCGCGGAATCGTGCTTTACATGCGACAGGAAGGCCGCGGCATCGGGCTCATCAACAAGGTCAAGGCCTACGCGCTGCAAGACCGCGGGCTCGACACCGTTGACGCCAACCTGGCGCTCGGTTTTCGCGACGACGAGCGCGACTACGCGGTGGCGGCGCACATGCTGGCGAGCCTCAATGTCGCTTCGATCCGCCTGATCACGAACAACCCGAGGAAGATCCGCGAGCTCGAGTCGCTGGGCGTCAAGGTGAGCAGCCGCCTCCCGCTCGTGATGGTTCCGAACGAGTTCAATCGAGACTATCTCCAGACGAAGGCTGCGCGTTCGGGGCACCAGATCGCGTTCGATGGCAAGCCCCACCTGCCGGAGCAGGACGACCCGATCGTGCTCGACGACGCGCGTTAG